The Microcoleus sp. FACHB-831 DNA window GCAGCCGTGGTCTCCACTATTATGATTCCCTTCCAGATAGTAATGATTCCCCTATACATTTTGACCGTACAAATGGGATTAAGGAATACATATCTGGGCGTTATTTTGCCTTCTTTAGCATCAGCATTTGGAATTTTCCTACTGCGGCAGGCATTTCAACAAGTCCCCAAAGAACTAGAAGAAGCAGCCCGCATGGATGGCTGTTCGGAGGTAGGCTTGTGGTGGCACATAATGATACCCGCAATTCGTCCAGCTTTAGTCACGCTGGCGATTTTTGTCTTTATTGGTTCTTGGAGTGACTTCCTCTGGCCGTTAATTGTCCTTGACAGACCAGAATATTACACCCTACCTTTGGGTGTCGCTACACTTGAAGGTGCATTTTCTCTCGATTGGCGATTAATTGCGGCGGGTTCTGTTATTTCTATTGCACCAGTGTTGCTAGTCTTTCTATTACTACAGCAGTACATCGTACCGACAGATGCGGGTAGCGGCGTCAAAGGTTAAAATTTGGCTTTATAGGCGATCAACTCTAAGCCTGAGACGAATACAGCGTTTCCCGTTGTTATGAGGTACAGTAGCAACAATTAGCAAACCAATTTCTTAAACGTTCAGGATGTCATTAAGTTGAATTAAAGTCTGGAGAATATGGGGATAAACAAATAACACTTGCGCCTACAGCTTCAATCATTGGCACAATTGATTGCTACTTTATGGGCTGGTAAATTATCCATTACTACTAACGATCCTGCCCATAATTGAGGACATAAAAACTGGTCAATAAATATGGCAAACGCCTTTCCATACTAATTGCGCCAATAGCTGTGATTTTTGCGGAGCGATAAAATGGTTTTAGTGCGCATACTCTTGTCCCCGCCTGTGAACCTGGCATGAGTTCTGGTCAACCCCAGTAGAATCCCGGTTTCATCCAAAAATACTAGGTTTTCAGGCTTGATATCTTTGATTTTTTCCCAATACTCCGCTCTTAATTTTTGGACTCTTTCTGTCGCGGCTTGGCTACTGTACCATGTTTTTTTTACGATTTAGTCCTAACACATTGCCGTCCGAGTTACCCAATTCCCGGTATTCTGTGTAAATAATTCACACAACTCCACCCTCGTAGCATCTGGATGCTCTGTCACCAGTGCTTTGACTTCTGGTTCCGGATTTGTCAGATGACTGAATTGCGGTTTTCCCATCTGTTTGGGCTGTAAATTTCCGTCGGGTTGTTGTTGTTTTAGCAGTTTTTGGCTCAGACTTTTACTGACACCAAAGCTGGTGGCTACTTTTCTAATTGACATCTTTTCTATCAAGTGTGCTGTCACTATTTTGGCTCGGAGATCCAGGGAATATGATTTCACTCTTCTTTAACTATCAAATGATAGTTAATTGTTATTTATTGTAATGCATAACAGCGGAAACGCTGTAATTCCTGGCTAATAGCTAAAGTCCTCTTCAGAGGACTATTTATAAGAAGTTGGTTTTTGTAGGGGCGAAGCATCCGGGCGGCAATCTTTCTAGGTTCACCAAAATTGAACAATCCGAATGCTTCGCCCTTACCCCCAGCGAGTGATGCAGTTGTGATTGGGTGCATCCCAGTTTTGCAAAAATACCTGGCGATTGAAAATCGCGGCTACGCAAACCAAGTCCGCCTGCGCGGACTCAATTCAGCCTGCCTCCGCAGGCTTTGTTTGTGTAGCCCCAGACTTCCAGTCTGTGGGCGATTTGCAAATACGGGATGCTCCCGTTGTGATTGGATAGATTGTTTATATAGATTTGGCATCAGTCGCATCATCCGCCTGCGATTCAAATCGCAGGCGGATGATGCGAAAGTCCTCTTCAGAGGACTATTTATCAGAGCATATTTTGGGTAAATAAACCGATGTTTTTTGCTTTTTTTATTCGGATTTATCCGACTTTAGCTATTAGCCTGGGAATTGATTCCCAGGCGGGTGATGTATTTTACGACGGGTTATGGATGCAGAGTTTATTATTTTGTAGGAATAATCAGCATCCAAACACCATCGGGAATGCCAATTTCTAACCCAATTGCGCTTTCTTGAATTGCTTTACCCATTTGATAGGAACCCAACAAGATATTTAACAGATGTTGGCGGATAACTGGAAAAGGTGCAAAGGAAGTTACCAAACGAATATTTTCCAGTTCCCATTTATCTTTATCGTTCACCCAACCGCCTAAACTGGATACGCTGTTGAAGCCACCCAAGGGTTTAATCATTGGCAAAAGATAATTTTTCGCACGCTTAAATTTCTTGGTGGGAATGTGCCATGTTAAGCGGGAATCAAGTACATCGATTTGACTGGGAGTTGGGGTTGGTAATTGTGGCGTTTTGATGGTGATGGAAGTTAATTGAAAATGTTGAATTAAAACATTTAATTCGGGGTTTTGGGATAAGATGCTGAGGATGATATCTTTGATTGGTTCG harbors:
- a CDS encoding carbohydrate ABC transporter permease encodes the protein MIISKTTNPKRQNINQKLWWKGVGIYGTLLAIALLMLFPLLWLIGTAFKDKSENIFQFPPQLIPSHPTFENFVTVWQNNPFATYLINSTIVAVLTVGLNLLFCALAAYPLARLDFRGREVIFAAVVSTIMIPFQIVMIPLYILTVQMGLRNTYLGVILPSLASAFGIFLLRQAFQQVPKELEEAARMDGCSEVGLWWHIMIPAIRPALVTLAIFVFIGSWSDFLWPLIVLDRPEYYTLPLGVATLEGAFSLDWRLIAAGSVISIAPVLLVFLLLQQYIVPTDAGSGVKG